GATAGAGCAATTGTGGTGGATGTGACACACGGTGATGTAAAAATCCCGCAATTTGTACAGATCAAAGTTGGTGAAGGTCCTGCTGTTTGTGTTGGTCCGTCTATTGATAGGGAATTTCAGAATAAACTGTGTGAAGTTGCTCAAAAGAACAATGTTAAAACACAAATTGAACCAGCTCCAGGTAGGTCAGGAACCGATACAGATGAAATACAACTCACGGGAAGTGGTATACGCACGGCTCTTATTTCCATTCCGGTTATGTACATGCACACACCCGTTGAAGTTGTAGATCCAAAAGATGTAGAAGAAACGGCAAGGTTGTTAGCCTTAGCTACGACAATCGAGTGAGGGAGGTGTAATTTTGTATCTGAAAGAGTTGACAGAGCTTGACGGGGTATCGGGCAATGAACAACAAGTAAGGGATTTCATAAATCAGAAAATAAGGGACAAAGTTGATGAAGTAAAAGTAGACGTACTTGGTAATCTGATAGCTTACAAAAAAGGAACGAAAGGAAAAAGAAAGATCGTTCTGGCAGCACATATGGACGAGGTTGGTTTCATGGTAACGAATATAGAAGAAGATGGTACTCTGTCATTTTCTCCAGTCGGTGGAGTTGAGACACAAGTCATGGCTGGCAAAGTTGTTCGTATAAACGGTAAGGTCTTAGGTGTGATTGGATATAAAGCCATTCACATACAAGATAGAGAACAATTACTCAAGCCGTTGTCAGTAGAACAATTGCGTATTTACATAGGAGCAAAATCGAAAGATGAGGCATCAAAGCAAGTCAAAATAGGTGATTATGTGGCTTTTACCACCACATTTGATCAAGAAAATGGTAGAGCGACAGGTAAGGCTTTTGATGATCGTGCTGGGTGTTCGGTTTTAATGGACCTAATTGACAAAAATGATCGATACGAAGATGATGTGTATTTTACCTTTGTTGTTCAAGAGGAAGTGGGACTCAGAGGTAGTGCTGTTGTGGTTGAGCAAATTCATCCTGATATAGCGATAGTGATTGAAGGAACTACTGCTGGTGATGACCCTGAATTACCAGAATATCAATGGGCAACCCATCTTGGCGATGGTCCTGCGATTACCTTCATGCACAGAGGATATGTCGTGAATAAAAAGGTATACGAGTCGATAATTGGAGTCGCTCAAAAGTATTCAATTGCATATCAGTCAAAGAGGAGAACCGCCGGGGGAACCGATGCGGCGCGTCTTGCGAGAACGGGAGCAGGTACCGCAGCCGGTGTTGTATCTGTGCCTTCGAGATACATTCACAGCCCGGTTTCCATGATTGATTTGAACGATTACAATAATACGGTTCTACTTTTACAAAAAATTCTCGAGGAAGGGGAGGCATTTGCAAGATGATAGATCTCATAAAAAAATTAACACAAGCATATGGACCAAGTGGTAGAGAAGAAGAGGTACACAATCTGATTCTTCAAGAACTGGAAGGACACATAGATGGTTATAAATTCGATAATGTTGGAAATCTTTTGGTATGGAAGACAGGTTCAAGTGGCAAGAAGGTCTTATTTGATGCACACGCCGATGAAATAGGGCTTGTCGTTACAAATATCGATGAGAAAGGTTTTCTGAGGGTAGAGAGTGTAGGAGGAGTTCCACCACATTCTTATGTTGGTCACAGGGTTAGGTTTCCAAATGTTGTAGGGGTTGTTTACGTAGAAGGAGAAACGGAAGAAGAGAGAAAGAAGAATTTCACGAATTTGAATTTAGACAATATGTTTGTCGATATTGGAGCGAGAAATCGTGATGAAGCGATGAAGATCGTGCCCATAGGTTCTTTTGGTGTTTACGATTCATATTTCTACAAAAACGGAGATCTGTTGATCAGTAAGTCCATGGATGATCGAATAGGTTGTGCTATCATAGTCGAAGTTCTCAAGAGGATTGAGAAGCCTCACAATACAGTCATAGGTTCATTTACAGTACAGGAAGAGGTAGGACTCATTGGTGCATCGGTTGCTGCTTATTCTTTGGTTCCTGATGTGTGTGTTGCTATTGATGTCACTGATTCTTCAGATTATCCAAAATCTTTCAAGAGACACTCGATGGCTCTTGGGAAGGGTCCGGCGATAAAGATCAAAGACAGGGCTTCAATCAGTAACAGAAATATCGTAGAAAAACTCATACAGATAGCCGAGCAACAGAAAATTCCGTATCAGATGGAGGTTCTCACGTTTGGCGGGACAAATGCTGCAGCACTTCAAAGAACAAGATCTGGCATACCTTCTGCCACGGTATCGATTGCCACAAGATATGTGCATTCTCCGAGCGAAGTTGTCTCTCTGGAAGATGTAGAAAATACTGTGGAGTTACTCATAAATTATGTGGGGAAGGGAGTGTAAAGGTGCCGAAAGGTCAAATCAGATTGACCGAAATGCAGGCTCGATTACTTGCTATATTAATAATCGCATTGAGCATCGGTTTTGTCAGTTTTACACTTGCAACGTTTTTTGTTTTGAAAAGTCGTTCCAATATCCAAGTGGAGATAGTAGAGGTACCACCACCGAAAATCGAAGTACCGACTAAAGCAAGTACATCAACTGACTCTTCAACAGAGTATGTGACTCCTTCTGTCTACAGAATAGAAGAATTTGATTACAAAAAACTCGTAATTCAAGCAGTTGAAGTGGTTGAAAAGGGCGCAAGTGTATCGGTTTATGTTCTACAATCAGAAGATGCTCTAAAGGTCATCAGGGCTTCTAATCTGCCATTTTTGATCTGCCAATATTCCAAAGATACTTACACAGTTGGGATCGTTGGTGATTACATCTTTCAAAATCTCACGCCTATGCGCACTTTGTATGGAGTACTTGTACTGTCAGTTGTGAACAAAGAAACTGCTATGGAACGAGTATTGGCTTTTAGAAGTGCTGGTTATCCTGCTTATCTGATGCATTTTACACGAGATGGGCGTGATTGGTATTCACTCGTGATAGGGGCTTTTAGCGATGTCAATAGTGCAGAAGATTTTAACAAGAAATTGGATTGGACAGAGGTGATGAAGATAGCTGGTACTCAGCGCCCCGGATATGTGGGGAGAATAACACCTTGAAGCTTTCGGTAAGTGAAAAAAGGTTAATTCTCATTTCTTTTGTTGGTTTGATACTCCTTTTAGGATTTGCACTTGAAAAGAGTTACAAAAAAGAAGATGTGGCATCAGAAGAAGTAGCTCGAAGAACCATTGAATTTCCAATAGATATCAATGTGGCTTCTTACGAAGAGTTACTTGAAATACCTGGGATTGGCCCGGCGAAGGCAAGGGCCATAATTCAATTCAGGGAACAAAATGGTCCCTTTAAAACTGTTGATGATTTAGTAAAAGTCTCTGGAATTGGTAAATCTACGGCTCAGAGGATATCAAATTATGTGAGACTTGGGAGTTCTTCTGTTCCATCAAGTATTAGAAAGATCAATGTAAACACGGCTACTTTGGAAGAACTTTTAGAACTTCCTGGTATAGGAGAAGTCAAAGCAAGTGAAATTATCAAATTCAGAGAGAAAAATGGGTTCTTCAAAAAACCAGAAGATCTTCTACAAGTACCAGGCATAGGTCCAAAAACAGTTGAAAAAATAAAAGATATGATTGCATTCTGAGGAGGTGCTCGTATGAAAAACGTAACTATATTTTTGGCAGCTTTAGTTCTTGTGTTGATGTTATTCTTACTTTACGGAGCCACACAGGAAAATGCAAAGATAGTCTTCATCGATGTGAACAGGATCACTCAGGAGTATCCCAAGATGGTTGAACTCAACGAACGTTACAAAGCAGATGTCCAATATTATCAAAACAAAATCAACGAAATGACAAAAGAACTCGAGAACATGCAAAAATCTGGTGCTTCTCAATCGGATTTGGAGAAAAAACAAGCGGAAATACTTGCAAGGAAACAACAATATGAGCAACTCATTCAAAACGAATATCAACCAAAAATGCAACAGGTGATAGATGAAATAGCAAACAAGATAGACAAATACGCAAAGATGATGGGTTATGATTATATCCTGAGCAAACAAGCACTTGTTTATGGTGACGATGCATACGATATCACTGACCAGCTCATAAAATATTTGAAGGCGCAATGAATAGAATTGAATGCCATGGACTTGTTAAAAAATTTGGAAGGAAGATCGTTGTTGATCACGTAGATCTATATGTTGAACAAGGTGAAGTTGTAGGTCTCTTGGGACCGAATGGTGCCGGCAAAACAACGATCTTCAATATGGTGTTGGGAGTTGTCATTCCCACAAGTGGCAAGATAATATTCTCGGGAACAGACATAACAAAGGTTCCAATCAGTCAAAGAGCAAGATTTGGTATAACATACCTTCAGCAAGAAACATCGGTCTTTGGTGGTATAAGGGTTTTTGAAAACGTCGAATTGGTTCTCAGATTTTATGAAAAAAACAGAGAAAGAAGAAAGCAAAAAGTCGAAGAATTGCTAAGGGAATTTGGGATATGGGAATTGAGAGATCAATACGCAAATGATCTTTCAGGAGGAGAAAAAAGGAGATTAGAACTGGCAAGAATGATGGCGCTCAATCCATCTTTTTTGTTACTCGATGAACCATTTGTTGGTATAGATCCTAAAACGGTGAAGGATATACAGCAGATGATTCGTTCTCTTAAGGGAAGGAACATAGGGATAATAGTGACAGATCACACAGTCGATGCTCTATCGCAAGTTGTTGATCGTCTCTACATCATACACAAAGGAAAGATAATAGCACAGGGAGAACCACGTGAAGTTCTTGAAAATAGTACAGTCAAGGAGGTTTATCTGGGTACATGAACGTCGGTGTCGTTGGATACTCTGGATCTGTTGATTCGCCATCTATCAGAAAGATCAAACAAACTTGCGTTCAACTCGGAGAAGCTCTCGCCAAGAACAACCATACGGTTTTCTGTGGCGGTAGAGATGGTGTGATGGAACTCGTTTCAGAAGGTGTTAAAAGGGCGAATGGAACAGTTGTTGGTGTACTTCCTTACGGTGAGACAGGAAACCAATATCTATCTCTGAGAATCAAAACGCCCTTTGATAACATAACTCGTTCTTTGGTACTTGTTGAAAGTTGCGATGTGATTGTTTCGGTAGGTGGAGAGATTGGAACGGCTATAGAGGTACTCATGGCTTATGCAAGATCCAAACCGATAATACTCTTCATCAACACAGGAGGTTGGACGGATAGATTCTCAGAGATTCTCATCGAAGGAAAGTATCTCGATTCAAGAAAAAACACAACTGTGATGAAGGCGAGTACCGTTGAAGAAGTTATCAAAATGATCCAAGAGATCGGGAGGAAGAAAACATGAACGAAGTAAGACTCAGATTTGCGCCAAGCCCGACGGGACATCTTCATGTAGGGGGTGCCCGAACAGCTCTTTTCAACTGGCTGTATGCCAGAAAAATGAATGGTAAATTCATCTTAAGAATAGAAGATACAGATCTTCAAAGATCAACAAAAGAATCTGAAAAGGCAATCATTGAGTCTTTGAAATGGTGTGGTATTGATTGGGATGAAGGACCAGATGTTGGTGGAGATTTTGGGCCATATAGACAAAGTGAACGTGTTCTTAAAGGGATATACGATCATTATGCTCGAATATTGATTGATAAGCAAATGGCTTACTACACAGTCTATGATAAATCAGACAGGAAAAAACCTATTTTGAACACGTATGAGTATCCAGAAAAATACATAAAAGAAGGTCATGATATCACCATTTCTTTCAAAGTTCCTGAGGGAACAACCAAATTCTATGATCTTCTGAAAGGCGACATGGAGTTTCAAAATTCGACGATAGAGGATTTTGTGATCATAAAATCCGATGGTTTTCCAACTTACAATTACGCTGTTGTGATAGATGATCATCTGATGAAGATCACTCACGTTTTCAGAGGAGAAGACCACCTTTCCAACACTCCTAAGCAGATAATGATCTATAACGCTTTGCAATGGGAAACCCCACAATTCATGCATATACCATTGATACTCGGTTTTGACAGAACTCCTTTGAGCAAAAGACACGGTGCTACTTCTGTTGAACATTTCAGAAATATTGGAATATTAAACACAGGTTTGATGAATTATCTCGCGTTACTCGGCTGGAGCGTTGGTGAAGAGGAAATTTTTGATGTGAGAGAAAAGATCAAAAATTTTGACCCGTCGAGTATATCCAACAAAGGTGTGGTTTTTGACCCTGAAAAACTCGAGTGGGTGAATGGAAAACATATGAGAATTATGGATCTTAAACGGTTGTGGTGTGAATTCACCGAATGGATTCATTTCACAAATAAGAAGATGCCTGAAAGTGATGAACAATATGCTTTGAGAGTGATGTCAATGTGTAGAGAAAAAGTCAACACACTATCTCAGCTCTACGATTTTTCTTATCCATTTTTCTTCGATGATTATGTTTATGAGCAAAAATTCATCGATGAATATCTCAAGACATCTTACGCTAAGGATGTTCTGGAAAATGCCCTTGAGTATTTTGCTCAATTGAAAGATTGGTCCATTGAAGGTACCGAAAAGGTATGCAGATCGCTCTCGAATACCCAAATTGCATCGAAAAATAAAGTCTTTCAACTATTAAGAGGTGTAGTAACTGGAAAGTTAGTCACTCCTGGGCTTTTTGAAACCCTCTCGGTATTAGGTAGAGAGCGTGTTATCTTGCGCATCAAAAGGGCTTTGTCGAATTTCTAAAGCTGGGTTGAAAATCCCAGCTTTTATTTTTCTCACAACTCTGGATAACCTGTTATTTTCTGCATGGCTTTATAAAGTGGTCGGAGTCTTTTGTATATTTTTCTGTAGACTTTTTCATAAAGTTGCGAGTAGAGTTGCGTATGTTCTTTTTGTGGTTCAAATTTCTTGGAATATCTAACCATATTTTTCACAGCTTCATTGAAATCTCTGTAGTACTTCAATCCAACGAATCCAACTATTGCAGCACCAAGTCCAGAACCTTCATAGATCTCTCCTCTGAATACTTCACGATTGAGTACATTTGACAGTATCTGACAGACAAAATCAGATCTTGAACCACCACCAGCTACCATTACTTTTTCAATCGGCACACCCGAAACTCTTTCCATTTTTCCAGCAGCTTCGAGCAATGCATATGAAAGTCCCTCGATGATCGCTCTGTACAGGTATGCTCTGCTGTGGACATCACCAAAACCTATGATTGCTCCTCTCGCTTCTGGCATTTTCAACCCAGCGCCCCAGTAAGGTTGCAATATCAAGCCCATTGAACCGGGTTTTGTATTTCTCAAAAGTTCATCAAAGATTTCTTCGATGCCAACACCCCTTTGAGCCGCTAATTGCGCTTCATAATTACCAAATTCGTTTTTGAACCAGCTGACCATCCAGAAGCCTCTGAAGATCTCAACTTCTGGATTAAAATGTCCAGGAATTACAGCAGGGTATGGTGGCATGAATTTGATCGGTTCAAGGTATTTTTGGGATGTTATCTGTAAAGTTGCGGTAGTACCCAAACTGGCACAAGCCGAAGATTCATTTAGACATCCCATCGCAAGCGTTTCGCATCCTTTATCTGAACCGGCGGCGATCACAGGAATCTTTGACATTAAACCCATCAACTGCCGAGCATATTCAGTGAGTTCGCCTATAATAGTTGCGGGATCAACCAGTTGTGGTAGTTTTTCTTTTTCTATTTGGAAAAGATATGGCTGATAATCTGTTTTGGGATCTGCCCATCTTTGTTTTTTGTAATTGAAAGGGATGTGACCTATCTGATTTGCAACTGAGTCTATGAATTGTCCAGTCAATAGATAATTGAACCATCCGGAGAGTAAAAGAAATTTATGAGTCTTTTTCCATATCTCAGGTTCATTTTGCCTTATCCAGTTCGCTTTACATTTTTTTGCTGAGATAAATGCGGCTTTATCCATTCCGATTATTTTGAATCCTATCTTATAATGTAAAGGCAAATGACAATCATATTCAGCCATTCTTTGATCAAGCCAGAGTATTGCTGGCTTCAATGGTCTACCTTCTCCATCTAAAAGTACACATGTATCTCTTTGAGTCGTCACACTAACTGCTCTTATCATTTGCCATTTCTCTGGATTTCTCTGCTTCAAAACAAAACAAGATTTCGCCAACGCTTGTTCATAAACAGACAAATCTTGTTCAGCCCAACCTGGTTTCAATGATGTATAAGG
The DNA window shown above is from Thermotoga profunda AZM34c06 and carries:
- a CDS encoding M42 family metallopeptidase, with amino-acid sequence MYLKELTELDGVSGNEQQVRDFINQKIRDKVDEVKVDVLGNLIAYKKGTKGKRKIVLAAHMDEVGFMVTNIEEDGTLSFSPVGGVETQVMAGKVVRINGKVLGVIGYKAIHIQDREQLLKPLSVEQLRIYIGAKSKDEASKQVKIGDYVAFTTTFDQENGRATGKAFDDRAGCSVLMDLIDKNDRYEDDVYFTFVVQEEVGLRGSAVVVEQIHPDIAIVIEGTTAGDDPELPEYQWATHLGDGPAITFMHRGYVVNKKVYESIIGVAQKYSIAYQSKRRTAGGTDAARLARTGAGTAAGVVSVPSRYIHSPVSMIDLNDYNNTVLLLQKILEEGEAFAR
- a CDS encoding M42 family metallopeptidase, with translation MIDLIKKLTQAYGPSGREEEVHNLILQELEGHIDGYKFDNVGNLLVWKTGSSGKKVLFDAHADEIGLVVTNIDEKGFLRVESVGGVPPHSYVGHRVRFPNVVGVVYVEGETEEERKKNFTNLNLDNMFVDIGARNRDEAMKIVPIGSFGVYDSYFYKNGDLLISKSMDDRIGCAIIVEVLKRIEKPHNTVIGSFTVQEEVGLIGASVAAYSLVPDVCVAIDVTDSSDYPKSFKRHSMALGKGPAIKIKDRASISNRNIVEKLIQIAEQQKIPYQMEVLTFGGTNAAALQRTRSGIPSATVSIATRYVHSPSEVVSLEDVENTVELLINYVGKGV
- a CDS encoding SPOR domain-containing protein; the protein is MPKGQIRLTEMQARLLAILIIALSIGFVSFTLATFFVLKSRSNIQVEIVEVPPPKIEVPTKASTSTDSSTEYVTPSVYRIEEFDYKKLVIQAVEVVEKGASVSVYVLQSEDALKVIRASNLPFLICQYSKDTYTVGIVGDYIFQNLTPMRTLYGVLVLSVVNKETAMERVLAFRSAGYPAYLMHFTRDGRDWYSLVIGAFSDVNSAEDFNKKLDWTEVMKIAGTQRPGYVGRITP
- a CDS encoding ComEA family DNA-binding protein yields the protein MKLSVSEKRLILISFVGLILLLGFALEKSYKKEDVASEEVARRTIEFPIDINVASYEELLEIPGIGPAKARAIIQFREQNGPFKTVDDLVKVSGIGKSTAQRISNYVRLGSSSVPSSIRKINVNTATLEELLELPGIGEVKASEIIKFREKNGFFKKPEDLLQVPGIGPKTVEKIKDMIAF
- a CDS encoding OmpH family outer membrane protein — encoded protein: MKNVTIFLAALVLVLMLFLLYGATQENAKIVFIDVNRITQEYPKMVELNERYKADVQYYQNKINEMTKELENMQKSGASQSDLEKKQAEILARKQQYEQLIQNEYQPKMQQVIDEIANKIDKYAKMMGYDYILSKQALVYGDDAYDITDQLIKYLKAQ
- the lptB gene encoding LPS export ABC transporter ATP-binding protein encodes the protein MNRIECHGLVKKFGRKIVVDHVDLYVEQGEVVGLLGPNGAGKTTIFNMVLGVVIPTSGKIIFSGTDITKVPISQRARFGITYLQQETSVFGGIRVFENVELVLRFYEKNRERRKQKVEELLREFGIWELRDQYANDLSGGEKRRLELARMMALNPSFLLLDEPFVGIDPKTVKDIQQMIRSLKGRNIGIIVTDHTVDALSQVVDRLYIIHKGKIIAQGEPREVLENSTVKEVYLGT
- a CDS encoding TIGR00725 family protein, whose translation is MNVGVVGYSGSVDSPSIRKIKQTCVQLGEALAKNNHTVFCGGRDGVMELVSEGVKRANGTVVGVLPYGETGNQYLSLRIKTPFDNITRSLVLVESCDVIVSVGGEIGTAIEVLMAYARSKPIILFINTGGWTDRFSEILIEGKYLDSRKNTTVMKASTVEEVIKMIQEIGRKKT
- the gltX gene encoding glutamate--tRNA ligase, with the translated sequence MNEVRLRFAPSPTGHLHVGGARTALFNWLYARKMNGKFILRIEDTDLQRSTKESEKAIIESLKWCGIDWDEGPDVGGDFGPYRQSERVLKGIYDHYARILIDKQMAYYTVYDKSDRKKPILNTYEYPEKYIKEGHDITISFKVPEGTTKFYDLLKGDMEFQNSTIEDFVIIKSDGFPTYNYAVVIDDHLMKITHVFRGEDHLSNTPKQIMIYNALQWETPQFMHIPLILGFDRTPLSKRHGATSVEHFRNIGILNTGLMNYLALLGWSVGEEEIFDVREKIKNFDPSSISNKGVVFDPEKLEWVNGKHMRIMDLKRLWCEFTEWIHFTNKKMPESDEQYALRVMSMCREKVNTLSQLYDFSYPFFFDDYVYEQKFIDEYLKTSYAKDVLENALEYFAQLKDWSIEGTEKVCRSLSNTQIASKNKVFQLLRGVVTGKLVTPGLFETLSVLGRERVILRIKRALSNF
- a CDS encoding FGGY-family carbohydrate kinase translates to MNDLILSIDCGTQSLRVLLFDPFGRLIDFHKEEYPQPYTSLKPGWAEQDLSVYEQALAKSCFVLKQRNPEKWQMIRAVSVTTQRDTCVLLDGEGRPLKPAILWLDQRMAEYDCHLPLHYKIGFKIIGMDKAAFISAKKCKANWIRQNEPEIWKKTHKFLLLSGWFNYLLTGQFIDSVANQIGHIPFNYKKQRWADPKTDYQPYLFQIEKEKLPQLVDPATIIGELTEYARQLMGLMSKIPVIAAGSDKGCETLAMGCLNESSACASLGTTATLQITSQKYLEPIKFMPPYPAVIPGHFNPEVEIFRGFWMVSWFKNEFGNYEAQLAAQRGVGIEEIFDELLRNTKPGSMGLILQPYWGAGLKMPEARGAIIGFGDVHSRAYLYRAIIEGLSYALLEAAGKMERVSGVPIEKVMVAGGGSRSDFVCQILSNVLNREVFRGEIYEGSGLGAAIVGFVGLKYYRDFNEAVKNMVRYSKKFEPQKEHTQLYSQLYEKVYRKIYKRLRPLYKAMQKITGYPEL